One genomic segment of Clavelina lepadiformis chromosome 3, kaClaLepa1.1, whole genome shotgun sequence includes these proteins:
- the LOC143449523 gene encoding uncharacterized protein LOC143449523 isoform X1: MNKSIFSALFTLILLLNSSLTSGQFGTNSLLRYMLVSSLLKGRDECKCSRFADCLRVGNDVPRCQCISGFVGDGETCLADPSIFNLQCECDVNANCTRSEVGIPSCQCKEGFTGDGKTCTSLHLKLPCTCHANATCTRDKRGFPLCTCNEGLTGDGLTCISNIFNLPCVCDGNATCKKDAFGIPSCTCNEGFLGDGFICVSTNANTSCACDVNANCRVDKLTGDNGCSCNPGFIGNGLTCFSINEASCNNCGRNTICTTNDRGVPKCSCIANSTGNPYDNCKEIGSTEVEGSGFSLPCVCDKNASCSRDNEGFTSCTCNLGFTGDGLSCTPIIPNLVLPCSCDEAATCARDEAGTPRCTCNKGYSGNGLACSLITSTTSTASTTTSQLASTRQPSARSACSPACATNHVCARVLLGYRCFLDADVTVSTTLVVRRRSRCNSECRYNERCTGFFGIFGPFQCRAIFRTTTVTSITPSTRSRCNPECLPNEACRRLFGIFGPFRCRPVKFPTQTRTQKASFSSRCRPACSANQRCQFSFFRYQCVFVTNSRCRRQCASNEVCLRTSLFRYSCVATVTNITQQTTTPFQTRSTSDCQPRCSSEERCVYLYFLFTCMPRSANGFNLPCTGCHVNAICTRDVQGFPKCTCKTGYLGDGVNCSLITYDISCACGSHVVCTKDARGIPRCTCKQGYAGDGYRCKASNASCKCDRNATCSVNAAGNSTCTCNLGYTGDGKICRETINLLG; the protein is encoded by the exons ATGAATAAATCTATATTCTCTGCACTTTTTACATTAATTTTGCTCCTTAACTCGTCACTTACGTCAGGGCAGTTTGGGACAAATTCCTTGTTAAGGTATATGTTGGTAAGCTCCCTTTTGAAAG GACGTGACGAATGCAAATGCAGCAGATTTGCAGATTGCTTGAGAGTCGGAAATGACGTGCCCAGATGTCAATGTATATCTGGTTTCGTAGGTGACGGTGAAACGTGCTTGGCTGACCCTTCAATAT TTAACTTACAATGTGAGTGCGACGTTAACGCAAACTGTACGCGAAGTGAGGTCGGGATTCCCTCTTGTCAATGCAAGGAAGGTTTTACTGGGGATGGAAAAACGTGTACATCCTTACACC TCAAGCTGCCATGCACTTGTCATGCAAATGCTACTTGTACACGAGACAAACGCGGTTTTCCGCTCTGCACATGCAATGAAGGTTTAACCGGTGATGGATTGACCTGTATTTCTAACATAT TTAATCTGCCTTGTGTCTGTGATGGCAATGCAACCTGCAAAAAAGATGCATTTGGTATACCATCCTGTACTTGCAATGAAGGATTTCTCGGAGACGGCTTTATTTGCGTTTCTACAAATG CAAATACGTCTTGTGCGTGTGATGTCAACGCAAATTGCCGAGTCGATAAACTGACTGGCGATAACGGATGTAGCTGCAATCCTGGGTTCATTGGCAATGGTCTGACATGTTTTTCCATCAACG AGGCAAGTTGCAATAACTGTGGGCGCAATACTATTTGTACAACAAATGATCGAGGTGTGCCTAAGTGCTCTTGCATTGCAAATTCTACTGGAAATCCTTACGACAATTGCAAAGAAATTGGCTCGACTGAAGTGGAAGGCTCTGGCT TCAGCCTACCATGTGTGTGCGACAAAAACGCCTCTTGTTCAAGGGATAACGAAGGTTTTACCAGCTGCACTTGTAACCTGGGTTTTACCGGAGACGGGTTGTCATGCACCCCCATAATTC CAAACCTTGTCCTTCCCTGTTCATGTGACGAGGCAGCCACGTGCGCGAGGGATGAAGCTGGGACACCAAGATGCACTTGCAATAAAGGGTACAGTGGAAATGGGTTGGCATGCTCTCTGATCACAAGTACAACTTCCACAGCTAGCACCACAACATCACAACTGGCCTCGACAAGACAGCCTTCAGCGCGAAGTGCTTGCAGTCCAGCATGTGCTACCAATCATGTTTGTGCCAGGGTTCTTTTAGGATACCGATGCTTTTTAG ATGCAGACGTCACAGTCTCAACCACACTTGTTGTGAGAAGAAGAAGCAGATGCAATTCCGAGTGCAGATACAATGAAAGATGTACTGGTTTCTTTGGAATTTTCGGACCTTTCCAATGCCGTGCAA TTTTTCGTACAACTACAGTCACATCTATAACACCAAGTACAAGAAGTAGATGTAATCCTGAATGCTTGCCAAATGAAGCGTGTCGAAGGTTGTTTGGTATATTTGGACCATTTCGGTGCCGACCTG TCAAGTTTCCAACACAAACTAGAACACAAAAAGCATCGTTTAGCAGCAGATGCAGGCCCGCCTGTTCAGCAAATCAGAGGTGCCAGTTTTCATTCTTCAGATATCAATGCGTCTTCG TCACCAACAGCCGATGTAGGCGACAGTGTGCGTCCAATGAAGTATGCTTGCGCACCTCACTTTTTCGATACAGCTGCGTTGCAA CAGTAACAAACATCACACAGCAAACGACGACTCCCTTTCAAACAAGGTCAACAAGTGATTGCCAACCACGATGTTCCAGTGAGGAGCGATGTGTTTATCTTTATTTCTTATTCACTTGCATGCCGAGATCTGCAAATGGAT TTAACCTTCCATGTACTGGGTGTCATGTGAATGCCATTTGTACAAGAGACGTTCAGGGTTTTCCGAAATGTACTTGTAAAACTGGATATCTTGGAGACGGAGTTAACTGTAGCTTAATAACCT ACGATATCTCCTGCGCGTGTGGTAGTCATGTCGTTTGCACGAAAGACGCCAGAGGAATTCCTCGTTGTACATGTAAGCAAGGGTATGCTGGGGATGGCTACAGATGTAAAGCAT CAAATGCGTCTTGTAAATGTGACAGGAACGCAACTTGCTCGGTGAATGCTGCTGGTAATTCAACTTGCACTTGCAATCTAGGCTATACCGGTGATGGAAAAATCTGCAGAGAAACGATAAATCTTTTAGGATAG
- the LOC143449977 gene encoding uncharacterized protein LOC143449977 isoform X2 yields the protein MNNLAFCGIVLLLWINIPAETDAMPNDKGRELDFSACDVCPPFTVCSLDRATGSARCSCLSGYTWDESQGECKPKPVRLPCDGLCGPKAECYRDDEGVPWCRCLPTFTGNPYADKGGCFSMRDCAPDKVNLRCASCQPTCEEITTGNLSLCEKCVSGCGCDIDRFPLSARNATCVDIQECFRWAFPGTFF from the exons ATGAATAACCTTGCATTTTGCGGAATCGTTCTTCTACTTTGGATCAACATACCGGCAGAGACCGATGCAATGCCAAATGATAAAGGGAGGGAACTAG ATTTCAGCGCGTGCGATGTATGTCCTCCATTCACCGTTTGCAGTTTAGATCGAGCTACTGGAAGCGCTAGATGCTCATGTCTATCAGGTTATACGTGGGACGAGAGCCAAGGGGAGTGCAAACCTAAACCAG TTCGGCTTCCCTGTGATGGCTTATGTGGTCCCAAAGCTGAATGTTATAGGGACGACGAAGGTGTACCATGGTGCAGGTGTTTGCCTACATTTACTGGAAACCCATACGCCGATAAAGGAGGATGCTTCTCCATGAGAG ACTGCGCGCCAGACAAAGTAAACCTGCGCTGTGCAAGCTGCCAACCGACTTGTGAAGAGATTACGACTGGAAATCTTTCGTTATGTGAAAAATGCGTGAGCGGCTGCGGTTGCGACATCGACCGTTTTCCCCTCAGCGCAAGGAACGCCACTTGCGTTGATATACAAGAATGCTTTCGTTGGGCTT TTCCAGGCAcctttttttaa
- the LOC143449976 gene encoding uncharacterized protein LOC143449976 isoform X1, with product MNKLVFWGFVLLIGLAYIPGSSAQLGRLLIYFLFSRRPTPGPPPGAERPTCPQCSPNAICNPSSTGVSCVCRRGYTGDGRICTQDVPDVCNCSPFATCSRNRQTGEVSCTCLQGYTGDGRTCDLDGPLQLPCVCDDNADCAYDANRFPVCTCKEGFFGDGFTCTPGELRLPCICGNDADCTFDARGFPQCNCKEGFTGDGFTCLPVQVELPCDICGQNANCRKDDRGFPFCLCNSGFTGDPYEGCTTLPETNIVASLCDTGICGENAECFSNNGRPICTCPLGYIGNPLVLCTPETGAVDVGCAGDKVMLDCANCQPTCADLFTDITCTATCQPGCGCPTAQLPLRQRGDRCIPIRECADALIAETGPVPPTPSCPGNQVYSECAGCKTPCNQRGQIRPCAAICRQECTCPEGLFLNGEDCVTGDQCPVIAPIRQSRCNRPCPSGQVCRFILFSGYRCR from the exons ATGAATAAGCTTGTATTTTGGGGATTCGTTTTGCTTATCGGCCTGGCATATATTCCGGGTTCATCCGCGCAGCTCGGAAGACTTCTCATCTATTTCCTGTTTTCAAGGAGACCAACCCCAGGTCCTCCACCAGGCG CAGAGAGGCCGACATGTCCGCAATGCAGTCCCAATGCAATTTGTAACCCATCATCAACGGGAGTGTCGTGTGTATGCAGGCGGGGTTACACTGGCGACGGAAGAATATGTACACAAG ATGTTCCTGACGTATGTAATTGCAGTCCCTTTGCGACTTGCTCGCGCAATCGTCAGACTGGTGAAGTCTCCTGTACCTGCCTGCAGGGATACACCGGAGATGGCAGGACTTGTGACCTGGACGGGCCTC TTCAACTTCCTTGTGTTTGCGATGACAACGCTGATTGTGCCTACGACGCGAATCGATTTCCTGTTTGCACCTGCAAGGAGGGTTTTTTTGGTGACGGATTTACTTGCACTCCTGGCGAAC TTCGCTTACCATGCATTTGTGGAAATGACGCCGACTGTACTTTTGACGCAAGAGGATTTCCTCAGTGTAACTGTAAAGAAGGTTTTACTGGTGATGGTTTTACTTGCCTTCCAGTTCAAG tggAGCTCCCTTGCGACATCTGTGGTCAAAATGCCAACTGTCGGAAAGACGATAGAGGATTTCCCTTTTGCTTGTGCAATTCTGGATTTACCGGTGACCCGTACGAAGGCTGCACTACTCTGCCCGAAACTAACATAG TTGCATCTCTGTGCGATACTGGAATATGTGGAGAAAACGCCGAGTGCTTCTCAAACAACGGAAGACCAATTTGTACTTGTCCACTGGGGTACATTGGTAATCCTTTAGTTCTTTGTACCCCAGAGACTGGCGCAGTAGATGTTG GTTGTGCTGGAGACAAAGTGATGCTGGATTGTGCAAATTGTCAGCCGACATGTGCGGACCTTTTCACTGACATAACATGTACGGCCACCTGCCAGCCTGGGTGTGGCTGCCCAACGGCACAGCTCCCTCTTCGGCAACGGGGCGACAGATGCATCCCAATTAGAGAATGCGCAGACGCTC TTATCGCCGAGACAGGCCCAGTGCCACCTACGCCCAGTTGCCCTGGTAATCAGGTTTACTCTGAGTGTGCCGGATGCAAAACTCCTTGCAACCAAAGAGGGCAAATACGACCATGTGCAGCCATTTGCAGGCAAGAGTGCACCTGCCCTGAAGGATTGTTTTTGAACGGGGAAGACTGTGTTACCGGAGATCAATGCCCAGTTATAG CTCCCATAAGACAATCACGTTGTAACCGGCCATGCCCTTCAGGACAAGtttgtcgttttattttgttttcaggaTACCGCTGCCGATAA
- the LOC143449523 gene encoding uncharacterized protein LOC143449523 isoform X2, with protein MNKSIFSALFTLILLLNSSLTSGQFGTNSLLRYMLVSSLLKGRDECKCSRFADCLRVGNDVPRCQCISGFVGDGETCLADPSIFNLQCECDVNANCTRSEVGIPSCQCKEGFTGDGKTCTSLHLKLPCTCHANATCTRDKRGFPLCTCNEGLTGDGLTCISNIFNLPCVCDGNATCKKDAFGIPSCTCNEGFLGDGFICVSTNEASCNNCGRNTICTTNDRGVPKCSCIANSTGNPYDNCKEIGSTEVEGSGFSLPCVCDKNASCSRDNEGFTSCTCNLGFTGDGLSCTPIIPNLVLPCSCDEAATCARDEAGTPRCTCNKGYSGNGLACSLITSTTSTASTTTSQLASTRQPSARSACSPACATNHVCARVLLGYRCFLDADVTVSTTLVVRRRSRCNSECRYNERCTGFFGIFGPFQCRAIFRTTTVTSITPSTRSRCNPECLPNEACRRLFGIFGPFRCRPVKFPTQTRTQKASFSSRCRPACSANQRCQFSFFRYQCVFVTNSRCRRQCASNEVCLRTSLFRYSCVATVTNITQQTTTPFQTRSTSDCQPRCSSEERCVYLYFLFTCMPRSANGFNLPCTGCHVNAICTRDVQGFPKCTCKTGYLGDGVNCSLITYDISCACGSHVVCTKDARGIPRCTCKQGYAGDGYRCKASNASCKCDRNATCSVNAAGNSTCTCNLGYTGDGKICRETINLLG; from the exons ATGAATAAATCTATATTCTCTGCACTTTTTACATTAATTTTGCTCCTTAACTCGTCACTTACGTCAGGGCAGTTTGGGACAAATTCCTTGTTAAGGTATATGTTGGTAAGCTCCCTTTTGAAAG GACGTGACGAATGCAAATGCAGCAGATTTGCAGATTGCTTGAGAGTCGGAAATGACGTGCCCAGATGTCAATGTATATCTGGTTTCGTAGGTGACGGTGAAACGTGCTTGGCTGACCCTTCAATAT TTAACTTACAATGTGAGTGCGACGTTAACGCAAACTGTACGCGAAGTGAGGTCGGGATTCCCTCTTGTCAATGCAAGGAAGGTTTTACTGGGGATGGAAAAACGTGTACATCCTTACACC TCAAGCTGCCATGCACTTGTCATGCAAATGCTACTTGTACACGAGACAAACGCGGTTTTCCGCTCTGCACATGCAATGAAGGTTTAACCGGTGATGGATTGACCTGTATTTCTAACATAT TTAATCTGCCTTGTGTCTGTGATGGCAATGCAACCTGCAAAAAAGATGCATTTGGTATACCATCCTGTACTTGCAATGAAGGATTTCTCGGAGACGGCTTTATTTGCGTTTCTACAAATG AGGCAAGTTGCAATAACTGTGGGCGCAATACTATTTGTACAACAAATGATCGAGGTGTGCCTAAGTGCTCTTGCATTGCAAATTCTACTGGAAATCCTTACGACAATTGCAAAGAAATTGGCTCGACTGAAGTGGAAGGCTCTGGCT TCAGCCTACCATGTGTGTGCGACAAAAACGCCTCTTGTTCAAGGGATAACGAAGGTTTTACCAGCTGCACTTGTAACCTGGGTTTTACCGGAGACGGGTTGTCATGCACCCCCATAATTC CAAACCTTGTCCTTCCCTGTTCATGTGACGAGGCAGCCACGTGCGCGAGGGATGAAGCTGGGACACCAAGATGCACTTGCAATAAAGGGTACAGTGGAAATGGGTTGGCATGCTCTCTGATCACAAGTACAACTTCCACAGCTAGCACCACAACATCACAACTGGCCTCGACAAGACAGCCTTCAGCGCGAAGTGCTTGCAGTCCAGCATGTGCTACCAATCATGTTTGTGCCAGGGTTCTTTTAGGATACCGATGCTTTTTAG ATGCAGACGTCACAGTCTCAACCACACTTGTTGTGAGAAGAAGAAGCAGATGCAATTCCGAGTGCAGATACAATGAAAGATGTACTGGTTTCTTTGGAATTTTCGGACCTTTCCAATGCCGTGCAA TTTTTCGTACAACTACAGTCACATCTATAACACCAAGTACAAGAAGTAGATGTAATCCTGAATGCTTGCCAAATGAAGCGTGTCGAAGGTTGTTTGGTATATTTGGACCATTTCGGTGCCGACCTG TCAAGTTTCCAACACAAACTAGAACACAAAAAGCATCGTTTAGCAGCAGATGCAGGCCCGCCTGTTCAGCAAATCAGAGGTGCCAGTTTTCATTCTTCAGATATCAATGCGTCTTCG TCACCAACAGCCGATGTAGGCGACAGTGTGCGTCCAATGAAGTATGCTTGCGCACCTCACTTTTTCGATACAGCTGCGTTGCAA CAGTAACAAACATCACACAGCAAACGACGACTCCCTTTCAAACAAGGTCAACAAGTGATTGCCAACCACGATGTTCCAGTGAGGAGCGATGTGTTTATCTTTATTTCTTATTCACTTGCATGCCGAGATCTGCAAATGGAT TTAACCTTCCATGTACTGGGTGTCATGTGAATGCCATTTGTACAAGAGACGTTCAGGGTTTTCCGAAATGTACTTGTAAAACTGGATATCTTGGAGACGGAGTTAACTGTAGCTTAATAACCT ACGATATCTCCTGCGCGTGTGGTAGTCATGTCGTTTGCACGAAAGACGCCAGAGGAATTCCTCGTTGTACATGTAAGCAAGGGTATGCTGGGGATGGCTACAGATGTAAAGCAT CAAATGCGTCTTGTAAATGTGACAGGAACGCAACTTGCTCGGTGAATGCTGCTGGTAATTCAACTTGCACTTGCAATCTAGGCTATACCGGTGATGGAAAAATCTGCAGAGAAACGATAAATCTTTTAGGATAG
- the LOC143450496 gene encoding uncharacterized protein LOC143450496 — translation MNKLCLGVLSVCIVVIWVTPTTAFIFGSKGSLPKGGWPKGGWHKGGWPKGGWHKGGWPKGGWPKGGWPKGGWPKGGWPKGGWPKGGLPKGGWPKGGWPKGGWPKGGWPKGGLPKGGWPKGGWPKGGWPKGGWPKGGWPKGGWPKGKPPVVKPKKNIFKSLLLVLALSKFFNKPSHPSYAPPSAHPHGHPHGHSHAPQYGQPQGPPHGPSHGSSYGSPHGPPHGSSYGSPHGPPHGSSYGSSHEPPHGSSYGSSHGPRHGSSSRPYCHPPCHQSQGNCVEDHFHHSYKCMCQDGYAGQDCSQLMSDMCQPPCHRGKCINQNGHYVCQCIPGYYGNDCSHQHYD, via the exons ATGAATAAGCTTTGTTTGGGCGTCTTGAGCGTTTGTATTGTGGTGATTTGGGTAACACCAACTACAGCTTTCATTTTTGGAAGCAAAGGAAGCTTGCCAAAGGGAGGATGGCCTAAAGGAGGATGGCATAAAGGAGGATGGCCAAAAGGAGGATGGCATAAAGGAGGATGGCCAAAAGGAGGATGGCCTAAAGGAGGATGGCCAAAAGGAGGATGGCCGAAAGGAGGATGGCCTAAAGGAGGATGGCCAAAAGGAGGATTGCCAAAAGGAGGATGGCCTAAAGGAGGATGGCCAAAAGGAGGATGGCCAAAAGGAGGATGGCCTAAAGGAGGATTGCCAAAAGGAGGATGGCCTAAAGGAGGATGGCCAAAAGGAGGATGGCCAAAGGGAGGATGGCCTAAAGGAGGATGGCCTAAAGGAGGATGGCCGAAAGGAAAGCCACCAGTTGTAAAacctaaaaaaaatattttcaaatctcTTCTGCTTGTATTAGCCCTAtcgaaattttttaataaaccat CCCATCCCTCTTACGCGCCACCATCTGCACACCCACATGGACACCCACATGGACACTCACATGCACCACAATATGGACAACCACAAGGACCACCACACGGGCCATCGCATGGATCATCATACGGGTCACCGCATGGGCCACCCCATGGATCATCATACGGGTCACCCCATGGGCCACCCCATGGATCATCATACGGGTCATCGCATGAGCCACCCCATGGGTCATCATACGGGTCATCGCATGGACCACGACATGGATCATCGTCACGTCCTTACTGTCACCCACCATGCCATCAAAGCCAAGGAAATTGTGTCGAGGATCACTTCCATCATTCATACAAATGCATGTGTCAAGATGGTTATGCAGGACAAGATTGTTCGCAGCTCATGAGTG ATATGTGTCAACCGCCTTGTCATCGTGGCAAATGTATAAATCAGAATGGGCACTATGTGTGCCAGTGCATACCAGGATATTACGGAAATGATTGCTCCCATCAGCACTATG ATTAA
- the LOC143449977 gene encoding uncharacterized protein LOC143449977 isoform X1 — translation MQLRKHIPNITMNNLAFCGIVLLLWINIPAETDAMPNDKGRELDFSACDVCPPFTVCSLDRATGSARCSCLSGYTWDESQGECKPKPVRLPCDGLCGPKAECYRDDEGVPWCRCLPTFTGNPYADKGGCFSMRDCAPDKVNLRCASCQPTCEEITTGNLSLCEKCVSGCGCDIDRFPLSARNATCVDIQECFRWAFPGTFF, via the exons ATGCA ATTGAGAAAGCATATCCCAAATATTACGATGAATAACCTTGCATTTTGCGGAATCGTTCTTCTACTTTGGATCAACATACCGGCAGAGACCGATGCAATGCCAAATGATAAAGGGAGGGAACTAG ATTTCAGCGCGTGCGATGTATGTCCTCCATTCACCGTTTGCAGTTTAGATCGAGCTACTGGAAGCGCTAGATGCTCATGTCTATCAGGTTATACGTGGGACGAGAGCCAAGGGGAGTGCAAACCTAAACCAG TTCGGCTTCCCTGTGATGGCTTATGTGGTCCCAAAGCTGAATGTTATAGGGACGACGAAGGTGTACCATGGTGCAGGTGTTTGCCTACATTTACTGGAAACCCATACGCCGATAAAGGAGGATGCTTCTCCATGAGAG ACTGCGCGCCAGACAAAGTAAACCTGCGCTGTGCAAGCTGCCAACCGACTTGTGAAGAGATTACGACTGGAAATCTTTCGTTATGTGAAAAATGCGTGAGCGGCTGCGGTTGCGACATCGACCGTTTTCCCCTCAGCGCAAGGAACGCCACTTGCGTTGATATACAAGAATGCTTTCGTTGGGCTT TTCCAGGCAcctttttttaa
- the LOC143449976 gene encoding uncharacterized protein LOC143449976 isoform X2 gives MNKLVFWGFVLLIGLAYIPGSSAQLGRLLIYFLFSRRPTPGPPPGERPTCPQCSPNAICNPSSTGVSCVCRRGYTGDGRICTQDVPDVCNCSPFATCSRNRQTGEVSCTCLQGYTGDGRTCDLDGPLQLPCVCDDNADCAYDANRFPVCTCKEGFFGDGFTCTPGELRLPCICGNDADCTFDARGFPQCNCKEGFTGDGFTCLPVQVELPCDICGQNANCRKDDRGFPFCLCNSGFTGDPYEGCTTLPETNIVASLCDTGICGENAECFSNNGRPICTCPLGYIGNPLVLCTPETGAVDVGCAGDKVMLDCANCQPTCADLFTDITCTATCQPGCGCPTAQLPLRQRGDRCIPIRECADALIAETGPVPPTPSCPGNQVYSECAGCKTPCNQRGQIRPCAAICRQECTCPEGLFLNGEDCVTGDQCPVIAPIRQSRCNRPCPSGQVCRFILFSGYRCR, from the exons ATGAATAAGCTTGTATTTTGGGGATTCGTTTTGCTTATCGGCCTGGCATATATTCCGGGTTCATCCGCGCAGCTCGGAAGACTTCTCATCTATTTCCTGTTTTCAAGGAGACCAACCCCAGGTCCTCCACCAGGCG AGAGGCCGACATGTCCGCAATGCAGTCCCAATGCAATTTGTAACCCATCATCAACGGGAGTGTCGTGTGTATGCAGGCGGGGTTACACTGGCGACGGAAGAATATGTACACAAG ATGTTCCTGACGTATGTAATTGCAGTCCCTTTGCGACTTGCTCGCGCAATCGTCAGACTGGTGAAGTCTCCTGTACCTGCCTGCAGGGATACACCGGAGATGGCAGGACTTGTGACCTGGACGGGCCTC TTCAACTTCCTTGTGTTTGCGATGACAACGCTGATTGTGCCTACGACGCGAATCGATTTCCTGTTTGCACCTGCAAGGAGGGTTTTTTTGGTGACGGATTTACTTGCACTCCTGGCGAAC TTCGCTTACCATGCATTTGTGGAAATGACGCCGACTGTACTTTTGACGCAAGAGGATTTCCTCAGTGTAACTGTAAAGAAGGTTTTACTGGTGATGGTTTTACTTGCCTTCCAGTTCAAG tggAGCTCCCTTGCGACATCTGTGGTCAAAATGCCAACTGTCGGAAAGACGATAGAGGATTTCCCTTTTGCTTGTGCAATTCTGGATTTACCGGTGACCCGTACGAAGGCTGCACTACTCTGCCCGAAACTAACATAG TTGCATCTCTGTGCGATACTGGAATATGTGGAGAAAACGCCGAGTGCTTCTCAAACAACGGAAGACCAATTTGTACTTGTCCACTGGGGTACATTGGTAATCCTTTAGTTCTTTGTACCCCAGAGACTGGCGCAGTAGATGTTG GTTGTGCTGGAGACAAAGTGATGCTGGATTGTGCAAATTGTCAGCCGACATGTGCGGACCTTTTCACTGACATAACATGTACGGCCACCTGCCAGCCTGGGTGTGGCTGCCCAACGGCACAGCTCCCTCTTCGGCAACGGGGCGACAGATGCATCCCAATTAGAGAATGCGCAGACGCTC TTATCGCCGAGACAGGCCCAGTGCCACCTACGCCCAGTTGCCCTGGTAATCAGGTTTACTCTGAGTGTGCCGGATGCAAAACTCCTTGCAACCAAAGAGGGCAAATACGACCATGTGCAGCCATTTGCAGGCAAGAGTGCACCTGCCCTGAAGGATTGTTTTTGAACGGGGAAGACTGTGTTACCGGAGATCAATGCCCAGTTATAG CTCCCATAAGACAATCACGTTGTAACCGGCCATGCCCTTCAGGACAAGtttgtcgttttattttgttttcaggaTACCGCTGCCGATAA